GAGTATGCACGTGAGTATCTTCAAAACAAATGGAACAATGAGAGGAAAACCTGTGAGGATACTGATTTACTGCCCATCGCGAGAGGACAGATAAAACTGGAAAACGAATTGGCATTAAAGGCGGATAAAGTACTTATTTGTGACACGGACCTTTTAGAAACCAAAGTGTATTCGGAAGAATATTACGGGGGAATTGTCCATCCGGAACTCGATAAATATGCCCTAAAAAATCAATATGACCTTTATCTGTTGACCAATATTGATACGCCCTGGGAAGCAGACGATTTGAGGGATCGTCCTGAACAACGCGAGGAAATGTACGCAGCTTTTGAAAATGCCCTAATCAATAATAACCGTCCATTTATCAGGTTGAATGGGGATATAAAAGCCAGGCTTAAGGTAGCCGTTATGGCCATCGATGAGTTGATGAATAAACGGGATAATCTGAGTACCTATTCAGGAAGTCTTTAAAGAATAAGCTTGATTCAAATAGAACATGGACCTGGACCTGACAAAAGATGAATTAGAATACACAGCGGTAAGATCTGGCGGCCCAGGAGGGCAGCATGCCAATAAGGTTTCTTCCAAAGTAGTCCTGACCTTTGACCTCTGGCATTCAAAAGCCCTGAACGATCAAGAGAAAATTAGAATATCTCAAAAGCTGTCGTCGAAGTTTAATAAGCAGGGAAAATTGATTTTGACCTGTGATCAGAGCAGAAGTCAGCATAAGAACAAAGAAATTGTCTATCAACGATTTTTAAAGTTAATAAGCGGAGCAGTAAAAAAAGAGAAAAAAAGAATTCCCACCAAAATAGGACGGCTCAAAAAAAAGAAAAGGCTTGATGAAAAGAAGAAACATTCTTATAAGAAATCACTGCGTCAAAAGCCTCGACTCGATTAACTCAAAATTTCATTTTTTAATTGATTTTTGTTGTTTAAATTTGCAGCAATCTTAAAAGGGGTGCCAAATATCGGCTGAGATTAAACCCATGGAACCTGGAACAGGTAATGCTGTTTAGGGAAGGCTATTCAAGATAAATGAATAGCAGTGTAAAAAGCATCGAATCTTACCTCTTTAATTCGACTTTCATTAATTAAAAATCCTATTTGGAATAGAGAATGAAACAGTTAACTGTAATTTTCATGATGTGCCTTTCTACCGTATTAATGGCACAGGAAAAAAGTATTTTAAAAGACACTATTGATTTAGATGAAGTGCTGGTCAAGGCCACTCGAGTTGATGAGAAAGCCCCTTTTGTCAGGAGTAATGTTAGTAAAGAAGAGATTGAATCGAGAAATCTCGGTCAGGACATACCGGTTTTGTTGAATTTTCTTCCCAATGTTGTTTCGACGTCTGATGCCGGGAATGGAATTGGTTATACAGGTATTCGGGTCAGGGGGAGTGATGCAACAAGGGTTAATGTAACAATCAACGGTATCCCGTTGAACGATAGTGAGTCCCATGGGGTTTTTTGGGTAAACCTTCCAGATTTTGCAACTTCAACACAGAGTATGCAGCTTCAAAGAGGTGTAGGTTCTTCCACAAATGGAGCAGGTGCTTTTGGGGCGAGCTTGAGTTTATCGACCAATGGAATCAGAGATGATTCCTACGGCGAAGTCGGTTTTTCAGGAGGTTCTTATAATACCCTTAAGGCTAATGTCCAGTTTGGATCAGGTATTATCGGCGCAGAAGGAAAATGGCAATCTGAGTTTACTGGCAGGGTATCCACAATTCAATCTGACGGTTATATTGACAGAGCCACTTCAGATCTCAGATCCATCTATCTGTCAGCAAGTTTCTTTAATGAAAATACTT
This DNA window, taken from Lutimonas zeaxanthinifaciens, encodes the following:
- a CDS encoding ATP-binding protein, coding for MEKTLEQLPINLIKVVLFGPESTGKTTMSELLAKHYNTVWVPEYAREYLQNKWNNERKTCEDTDLLPIARGQIKLENELALKADKVLICDTDLLETKVYSEEYYGGIVHPELDKYALKNQYDLYLLTNIDTPWEADDLRDRPEQREEMYAAFENALINNNRPFIRLNGDIKARLKVAVMAIDELMNKRDNLSTYSGSL
- the arfB gene encoding alternative ribosome rescue aminoacyl-tRNA hydrolase ArfB encodes the protein MDLDLTKDELEYTAVRSGGPGGQHANKVSSKVVLTFDLWHSKALNDQEKIRISQKLSSKFNKQGKLILTCDQSRSQHKNKEIVYQRFLKLISGAVKKEKKRIPTKIGRLKKKKRLDEKKKHSYKKSLRQKPRLD